The Pyrococcus kukulkanii genome contains a region encoding:
- a CDS encoding ABC transporter permease subunit, producing the protein MSAIQNIASKELYLAVKTKRFIILLSVYLIFLALSVYFTRFDVTAEGSYGYTVHRTIMGASGVIYETPISSIFINNSMLWMFFGSLLGILLGADSINRELQEGTVKVLLGHPVYRDEVINGKFLGNALALLLVILVGFIFTIATALIFGIPMEGLSLARLFILSIFIFLYTLVFLSLGTMISTLIRSPETSILVSIGLVIFFVIVYPILAGSLANSIVGEPPECHAVTVVRQVEANGQIIESIGPSNDNCAEIYEEWREKVTVWERRINILNPAMHFAQLMIYTFAGEEGYDDYLPLSDSLGYAINNLAILIIELLFPFSIAYVRFLTRDLR; encoded by the coding sequence ATGAGTGCCATTCAAAACATAGCAAGTAAGGAGCTTTACTTAGCAGTAAAGACCAAGAGGTTTATAATCTTACTTTCCGTCTATTTAATCTTTTTAGCCCTCTCCGTATATTTCACAAGGTTTGATGTTACTGCAGAAGGTAGCTATGGCTATACCGTTCACAGGACTATAATGGGAGCTAGTGGTGTTATATATGAAACTCCAATCTCATCAATTTTCATTAACAACTCAATGTTGTGGATGTTCTTCGGATCTCTTCTTGGCATTTTATTGGGCGCAGACTCGATAAATAGAGAGCTCCAAGAAGGAACGGTAAAAGTTCTACTTGGTCATCCAGTTTATAGGGATGAAGTAATAAATGGCAAGTTCTTGGGGAATGCACTAGCCCTCCTGCTCGTGATCTTGGTAGGGTTCATCTTTACCATAGCAACAGCCCTAATATTCGGAATCCCAATGGAAGGTCTGTCATTAGCTAGGCTCTTCATACTATCAATTTTCATATTCCTATACACTCTCGTGTTCTTGAGTTTGGGAACTATGATATCAACGCTTATCAGGAGTCCCGAAACTTCAATATTAGTTAGTATAGGTTTGGTTATCTTCTTTGTCATAGTTTATCCGATACTTGCAGGTTCGTTGGCTAACTCGATAGTAGGCGAGCCTCCCGAGTGCCATGCCGTAACGGTAGTCAGGCAGGTTGAGGCAAATGGTCAAATAATAGAGTCCATTGGGCCTTCAAATGATAACTGTGCAGAGATATATGAGGAGTGGAGGGAAAAAGTGACGGTATGGGAGAGGAGGATAAATATCCTGAACCCGGCAATGCACTTTGCTCAGCTGATGATCTACACCTTCGCGGGAGAGGAAGGTTACGATGATTATTTGCCCCTTTCAGATAGCCTTGGTTACGCGATTAACAACTTGGCTATTCTTATAATAGAGCTACTGTTCCCGTTCTCAATAGCGTACGTCAGATTTCTCACTAGAGATTTACGTTAG
- a CDS encoding pyridoxal phosphate-dependent aminotransferase has protein sequence MALKDRLELVNPSEIRKLFDIAAGMKDVISLGIGEPDFDTPQHIKEYVKEALDLGLTHYGPNIGLLELREAIAEKLKKQNGIDADPKTEIMVLVGANQAFLMSLSTFLGDGEEVLIPSPMFVSYAPAVILAGGKPVEVPTYEENEFRLNVDDLEKYITEKTRALIINSPNNPTGAVLTRKDLEEIADFAVEHDLIVISDEVYEHFIYDDAKHYSIAALDGMFERTITVNGFSKTFAMTGWRLGFVAAPSWVIEKMVRFQMYNATCPVTFIQYAAAKALRDERSWKAVEEMRKEYDRRRKLVWKRLNEMGLPTVKPKGAFYIFPRIKDTGLTSKEFSELMLKEARVAVVPGSAFGKAGEGYVRISYATAYEKLEEAMDRMEKVLKEKKLT, from the coding sequence ATGGCCCTAAAAGATAGACTTGAACTTGTAAATCCTTCCGAGATAAGAAAGCTCTTTGACATAGCAGCTGGTATGAAAGACGTTATATCTCTAGGAATAGGAGAGCCAGATTTCGATACTCCTCAACACATAAAAGAGTATGTCAAAGAAGCTTTAGACTTAGGATTGACTCACTATGGGCCAAATATTGGGCTATTAGAACTTAGGGAGGCAATAGCCGAAAAATTAAAAAAACAGAATGGGATTGATGCAGATCCAAAAACTGAGATCATGGTTTTAGTAGGAGCAAACCAAGCTTTCCTAATGAGCCTTTCAACATTCTTAGGTGATGGAGAAGAAGTTCTAATCCCAAGCCCAATGTTCGTTAGCTATGCTCCAGCCGTGATTTTAGCAGGAGGAAAGCCCGTTGAAGTGCCGACTTATGAAGAGAATGAGTTCAGACTAAATGTTGATGACTTGGAGAAATACATAACTGAGAAAACGAGAGCTTTGATTATAAACTCCCCAAACAATCCAACGGGTGCAGTGCTAACTAGAAAGGATCTTGAGGAAATTGCAGATTTTGCAGTAGAGCATGATCTGATAGTTATAAGTGATGAAGTCTATGAACACTTCATATACGATGATGCAAAGCATTACAGCATAGCAGCCCTTGATGGAATGTTTGAAAGGACTATTACAGTAAATGGATTCTCAAAGACGTTTGCAATGACGGGATGGAGGCTAGGTTTCGTTGCAGCACCTTCATGGGTTATTGAAAAGATGGTCAGGTTCCAGATGTACAATGCTACATGCCCGGTGACATTTATCCAATATGCAGCCGCAAAAGCACTGAGGGATGAAAGGAGCTGGAAAGCCGTCGAGGAGATGAGGAAAGAGTACGACAGGAGGAGGAAGCTAGTTTGGAAGAGGCTCAACGAGATGGGCTTGCCAACCGTGAAGCCCAAGGGAGCATTCTACATATTCCCAAGGATTAAAGATACGGGCCTCACGAGCAAGGAGTTCAGCGAATTAATGCTCAAGGAAGCTAGGGTTGCTGTAGTTCCTGGGAGCGCATTTGGAAAAGCAGGAGAAGGTTACGTAAGAATAAGCTACGCAACCGCTTATGAAAAGCTGGAAGAGGCAATGGACAGAATGGAAAAAGTCCTAAAAGAGAAGAAGCTAACGTAA
- a CDS encoding sodium-dependent transporter: protein MEQREKWATKIGLILAMAGNAIGLGNFVRFPTQVAGNGGGAFMVPYFLALFLLGIPVMWVEWVQGRYGGKYGHGTLGPTFYLMARESVKPRTALIFGLIGGALAFATTTLLNSYYLHLIGWSAAYSWFSITGAYFGKNTAEFFSQYLSNHGQVFLFWGITVVLLGIAVGQGVSKGIERWVKVMMPLLYVFAIILVIYVFALGSPLGDPKWSTLKGFEFIWSPNWTYLKENLWSVMLAASGQIFFTLSLGMSIIQNYASYLGPKDDVALSGLATVSLNEFAEVVLGGSIAVPLAVAYAPKIVPADVLAKGSDAALQWISENFGLGFSYTSLPNIFVQMGAAGRFFGALWFLLLWFAGFTSAIAMYNYLTALLEEDLGIPRKTGTWVVFVIYFLLGIPVVYISGYLDQVDAWISFQLALLALFDIIVGVWLFKPDNFWKELHEGALINVPEIYKWITVIVAPIFIALPLFGTAKSLIGTTLQWPARIAILAMLTIGAIETYYAIKKKYGEELEKNEVIIKV, encoded by the coding sequence ATGGAGCAGAGGGAAAAATGGGCAACTAAGATTGGATTGATTTTAGCGATGGCAGGAAATGCCATTGGTCTCGGTAACTTCGTCAGATTTCCAACACAGGTCGCAGGGAACGGTGGAGGAGCTTTTATGGTTCCATACTTCTTGGCATTGTTCCTCCTCGGAATACCTGTGATGTGGGTTGAGTGGGTTCAGGGAAGGTACGGAGGAAAGTATGGTCATGGAACCCTTGGTCCAACGTTCTATTTAATGGCCAGAGAAAGTGTAAAGCCAAGAACAGCTTTAATCTTTGGATTAATTGGTGGTGCATTAGCATTTGCAACAACGACGTTACTTAACAGCTACTATCTTCACTTAATTGGATGGTCTGCAGCATACTCCTGGTTCAGTATTACTGGAGCATATTTTGGTAAAAACACGGCAGAATTCTTTAGCCAGTACCTAAGCAATCACGGCCAAGTATTCCTATTCTGGGGTATAACAGTAGTCCTTTTGGGCATTGCGGTAGGTCAGGGTGTAAGTAAGGGTATCGAGAGATGGGTCAAAGTCATGATGCCTCTCTTATATGTGTTCGCAATAATCCTAGTTATCTACGTCTTTGCGTTAGGTTCCCCACTTGGTGATCCCAAGTGGTCAACACTTAAGGGATTTGAGTTCATTTGGTCACCAAACTGGACTTATCTCAAAGAGAACTTATGGAGTGTAATGTTGGCTGCAAGTGGTCAGATATTCTTCACCTTATCATTAGGTATGAGTATCATCCAGAACTACGCTTCATACTTAGGGCCAAAGGATGACGTTGCCTTGTCAGGTCTAGCAACAGTGTCATTAAATGAGTTTGCAGAGGTAGTTTTGGGTGGTTCAATCGCCGTTCCACTGGCAGTGGCTTACGCCCCAAAGATAGTGCCTGCAGATGTTCTTGCTAAGGGTAGTGATGCTGCACTGCAATGGATTTCAGAGAATTTCGGTCTTGGATTCTCTTATACCAGCCTACCAAACATCTTCGTTCAGATGGGAGCAGCTGGAAGATTCTTTGGAGCACTATGGTTCCTTCTCCTATGGTTTGCTGGATTCACTTCGGCAATAGCAATGTATAACTACTTAACGGCTCTACTTGAAGAAGACCTTGGAATACCAAGGAAGACTGGAACATGGGTAGTCTTCGTTATATACTTCCTCCTGGGAATTCCAGTAGTGTACATAAGTGGATACCTAGATCAGGTTGATGCATGGATAAGCTTCCAGCTTGCATTACTTGCACTGTTTGACATAATAGTTGGAGTGTGGCTGTTCAAGCCTGACAACTTCTGGAAGGAGTTACACGAGGGTGCCCTCATTAACGTGCCAGAGATATACAAGTGGATTACGGTAATAGTCGCACCGATCTTCATTGCGCTGCCCTTGTTTGGTACAGCAAAGTCCTTAATCGGAACAACTCTCCAATGGCCAGCTAGGATAGCTATCCTGGCAATGTTAACCATCGGAGCAATAGAGACATACTATGCAATCAAGAAGAAGTACGGGGAAGAGTTAGAGAAGAATGAGGTTATCATAAAGGTCTGA
- a CDS encoding alkaline-shock protein: protein MKSPDILREVAENLKLTIERLQKVKVLGEKKKKRAINLLNEASENFLILSGEVERDNIEMAEFLRKKSVEIKNNTSDRAIERIGEKEYLKSIEKMNLYSKTAFYDFKPTKLKELKRAYRAFIYGMALYFVLAGLSTRPELAITALILAIPAILSMLSLQRRGYTGLMLAYAVSPIPIIQSAMLVRMFYSVVTNPEMIKKAAEVLGKSESFIVAYSWGVILLSFIDFALLTYGIYSLTKHRHAFL, encoded by the coding sequence GTGAAAAGTCCAGATATTCTTAGGGAAGTTGCGGAGAACTTAAAACTTACCATAGAACGATTACAAAAGGTTAAAGTTCTTGGAGAAAAGAAAAAGAAAAGGGCAATAAATCTGCTTAATGAGGCATCAGAAAACTTTCTTATACTGAGTGGGGAGGTTGAAAGGGATAATATTGAAATGGCTGAATTTCTTCGAAAGAAATCTGTCGAAATCAAAAATAATACATCAGATAGGGCAATAGAGAGAATAGGAGAAAAAGAATACCTCAAGAGCATTGAAAAAATGAACCTTTACTCAAAAACGGCATTTTATGATTTCAAGCCAACGAAACTTAAGGAGCTCAAAAGAGCTTATAGGGCATTTATATACGGAATGGCCTTATATTTTGTCCTTGCTGGTTTATCTACAAGACCAGAACTTGCGATTACTGCCCTTATATTAGCAATTCCAGCGATATTATCAATGCTCAGCCTTCAAAGGAGAGGGTATACTGGATTAATGCTTGCTTATGCAGTCTCGCCAATTCCAATAATACAGAGTGCAATGCTTGTCAGGATGTTTTATTCAGTTGTTACAAATCCTGAGATGATCAAGAAGGCGGCTGAGGTTTTAGGGAAGAGTGAAAGCTTTATTGTTGCATACAGCTGGGGTGTGATATTGCTTTCATTCATCGATTTCGCTTTGCTTACTTATGGCATATACTCTCTAACAAAACACAGGCATGCATTCCTCTAG
- a CDS encoding NOL1/NOP2/sun family putative RNA methylase: protein MIDKLISLGYSKTFAERYYQLWGERAYRIAQAMEKPLPRCFRVNTLKTTVAELTKRLTKKGFQFRKVPWAREGFCLTREPFSITSTPEYLTGLIYIQEASSMYPPVALDPKPGEVVADMAAAPGGKTSHLAQLMENKGIIYAFDVGEDRLRETRLNLARLGVVNTILFHKSSLYINELGTEFDKILLDAPCTGSGTIHKNPERKHNRTMEDIKYCQGLQMKMIEKAIEVLKPGGILVYSTCSLEPEENEFVIQWVLDNFDIELLPLKYGEPALTSPFGIELDEEIGKARRFYPDVHKTSGFFVAKIRKL, encoded by the coding sequence ATGATAGATAAACTGATCTCCCTTGGCTATTCTAAAACTTTCGCGGAAAGGTATTATCAACTCTGGGGAGAGAGGGCCTACAGGATAGCTCAAGCTATGGAAAAACCTCTACCAAGATGTTTTAGAGTCAATACACTCAAAACAACCGTGGCTGAGCTGACAAAGAGGCTCACCAAAAAGGGGTTTCAGTTCAGAAAGGTTCCATGGGCCAGGGAAGGTTTCTGCTTAACAAGGGAGCCGTTCTCAATAACCTCAACCCCTGAATATCTTACTGGATTAATCTACATCCAAGAGGCGAGTTCAATGTATCCACCAGTGGCTTTAGATCCAAAACCCGGGGAAGTCGTTGCGGATATGGCAGCTGCTCCAGGTGGAAAAACATCACACTTGGCACAGTTGATGGAAAATAAAGGGATAATATATGCATTTGACGTTGGCGAAGATAGATTAAGGGAAACGAGATTAAACTTAGCCAGGTTAGGCGTTGTGAATACAATATTATTTCACAAGTCCTCCCTCTATATAAATGAATTAGGAACCGAGTTCGATAAGATATTATTGGACGCTCCATGCACCGGTAGCGGGACGATTCATAAGAATCCCGAAAGGAAACATAATAGAACAATGGAAGATATCAAGTACTGCCAGGGTCTACAGATGAAGATGATCGAGAAGGCTATAGAAGTTTTAAAACCTGGGGGAATCCTCGTTTACTCAACATGTTCCCTGGAGCCAGAAGAAAACGAGTTTGTTATACAATGGGTCCTTGATAATTTTGACATTGAGTTGCTTCCCCTTAAGTATGGAGAGCCCGCCCTCACATCACCATTTGGAATTGAGCTTGATGAGGAGATAGGAAAAGCGAGGAGATTCTATCCAGATGTTCATAAGACTAGTGGATTTTTTGTGGCAAAAATTAGAAAGCTCTAG
- the rpiA gene encoding ribose-5-phosphate isomerase RpiA — translation MNVEDMKKAVAKEALRYIEDDMVIGLGTGSTTAYFIQFLSEKIQKGELEEIYGVPTSYQAKILAMEYGVPVVSLDQVDAIDVAVDGADEVDPNLNLIKGRGAALTMEKIIEYRAGTFIVLVDETKLVDYLCQKMPVPIEVIPAAWKAILEELSIFNAEAELRMGKKKDGPVVTENGNFIIDAKFQRIEDPLDMEIELNTIPGVVENGIFADIADIVLVGTKEGVKKMER, via the coding sequence ATGAATGTTGAAGACATGAAAAAGGCAGTAGCAAAAGAAGCATTAAGGTATATAGAAGACGATATGGTTATTGGACTAGGAACGGGATCAACTACTGCTTACTTTATTCAGTTTTTAAGCGAGAAAATTCAGAAAGGGGAGTTAGAAGAAATATATGGAGTTCCCACATCCTACCAGGCAAAGATCCTTGCAATGGAATATGGAGTTCCCGTGGTTAGCTTAGATCAAGTTGACGCAATCGATGTAGCTGTAGACGGGGCGGACGAAGTTGATCCAAATTTAAACTTAATTAAAGGCAGAGGAGCAGCTTTAACAATGGAGAAGATTATAGAGTACAGAGCTGGAACCTTCATAGTTTTAGTTGATGAAACGAAGCTTGTTGATTATCTCTGTCAGAAGATGCCAGTCCCAATTGAGGTAATTCCAGCGGCATGGAAGGCAATTCTTGAGGAACTTAGTATATTTAATGCGGAAGCTGAGCTAAGAATGGGCAAAAAGAAAGACGGCCCGGTAGTCACGGAAAATGGAAACTTCATAATTGATGCGAAATTCCAAAGGATAGAAGATCCACTTGATATGGAGATAGAGCTAAATACTATCCCAGGAGTTGTCGAGAACGGGATATTTGCGGATATAGCTGACATAGTATTAGTGGGAACCAAAGAGGGCGTTAAGAAGATGGAGAGATGA
- a CDS encoding metallophosphoesterase, giving the protein MLILKRRIRIPEDIKKAQKKIVHISDTPESIYGFLEKLFREIQPNIVIHTGDLVDNIKLERKPWLREEYRGKLVVLKQVLSRTERLYLIPGNEDDKEIIREVFQNSAIIVEPGTILEIWGKRIGVGHEPEDVTNINADFLLYGHDPKKTFGLNGILSINVITYPDWRVFRIPYPPGTNFDRGYRMLRGL; this is encoded by the coding sequence GTGTTAATCCTTAAGAGAAGAATTAGGATACCAGAAGACATTAAAAAAGCACAAAAAAAGATAGTGCATATAAGCGACACTCCCGAATCAATATATGGATTCTTGGAGAAATTATTTAGAGAGATTCAGCCCAATATAGTAATCCACACTGGGGATCTCGTGGATAACATAAAGTTAGAGAGAAAACCTTGGTTAAGGGAAGAGTATAGAGGAAAACTTGTAGTGCTGAAACAAGTTCTTTCCAGGACGGAGAGATTATACTTAATCCCAGGAAATGAAGATGACAAGGAGATTATTAGAGAGGTATTCCAGAATTCCGCAATAATAGTTGAACCGGGAACAATCCTCGAAATTTGGGGGAAAAGAATCGGAGTTGGCCATGAACCTGAAGATGTGACAAATATAAACGCAGATTTCTTGCTTTATGGTCATGATCCCAAGAAAACATTTGGACTAAATGGGATATTATCAATAAATGTAATAACGTATCCAGATTGGCGTGTTTTTAGAATACCATATCCACCAGGAACCAACTTTGATAGGGGATACAGAATGTTGAGGGGATTATAA
- a CDS encoding 16S rRNA methyltransferase has protein sequence MEKKRLHLIIADAELETVPETIVDHPAIVNYAKRRKKKPERVILDSTYHHSALRQLEDGGRRGRPDIVHICLLNALDSILNKEDRLRVYVHTRNDYVIYIDPTTRLPRNYNRFIGLMESLFEKGAVPEDLKLLRLEKKSLNDLISEIKPDAVFIMHENGEFMIPKHFGKLLSKFKRPIVIVGGFPHGDFRSKVEGIKISLYREPLMAWTIVNEVIVSYEWEVIK, from the coding sequence ATGGAAAAGAAAAGGTTGCATTTAATTATTGCTGACGCAGAACTAGAGACCGTTCCAGAGACAATAGTAGATCACCCAGCAATCGTAAATTACGCTAAGAGGAGGAAAAAGAAGCCTGAGAGAGTAATTCTTGACTCTACTTATCACCATTCAGCTTTGAGGCAACTTGAAGATGGAGGAAGGAGGGGAAGACCTGACATAGTTCATATATGCCTGTTAAATGCCCTTGATAGTATACTCAACAAGGAGGATAGATTGAGAGTTTATGTTCATACAAGAAATGACTACGTAATTTACATTGATCCAACCACAAGACTTCCAAGAAATTATAACAGGTTTATAGGGCTTATGGAAAGTTTATTTGAAAAGGGGGCAGTGCCGGAAGATCTAAAACTATTAAGATTGGAAAAGAAGTCCTTAAATGATCTTATATCTGAGATAAAGCCCGATGCCGTGTTTATTATGCATGAAAACGGCGAATTCATGATACCTAAGCATTTTGGAAAATTGTTATCGAAGTTTAAAAGGCCTATAGTAATTGTTGGAGGCTTTCCACACGGTGACTTTAGGAGTAAGGTTGAGGGGATTAAGATAAGCTTATATCGAGAACCCCTAATGGCGTGGACTATTGTCAATGAGGTAATAGTATCGTACGAATGGGAGGTCATCAAATAA
- a CDS encoding sodium-dependent transporter produces MRGKSLYFVFILIAYTVGIWTFSLIPKILMTVGLTGLALMVSFSLIIGAMVTVEVNGIMKKAYRVHEFMTKIGRTPTVSLVLLAFLFIVTSVISHYTGVALEKILGLTIPGVGILVILLGLILLIMAKSKSLDLIVVFSILLVILTIFAAAFLGSKVDNVVTKEASYQYISTTLTKLHTFTGEVPISIVVETFLASLLTFGLGVGFYYVIGSSLATVNLDIKKILVIVILLQIFLSFLAALIVTYSIGISHQAYWSAFEKGQAAEAMEVYNRYFRPLWKEYTSPERIEVKPLVETIFGIPEILKKLKIEGWFSFTLALMLSIFLAGFTTILVLLESGAQLAMDVFQISRKDSLVFAGIISAILAGIGYFEPLRAVLVATIVTMIPIYSLVELLPLMKVEEYRGKAIILMVVLIALWVPLIIAALREGKDTTILGIIVGGMLLIPLAFNKILTRSPRG; encoded by the coding sequence ATGAGAGGTAAGAGCTTGTATTTCGTTTTTATATTGATAGCGTACACAGTTGGAATATGGACGTTTTCACTCATTCCAAAGATACTAATGACAGTTGGACTAACAGGACTAGCTTTAATGGTTAGTTTCTCACTAATAATCGGAGCCATGGTAACTGTTGAAGTAAACGGCATAATGAAAAAAGCCTACAGGGTACATGAGTTCATGACAAAAATTGGAAGAACGCCAACGGTTTCACTCGTTTTGTTGGCATTTCTATTCATTGTGACATCTGTTATAAGCCATTATACAGGAGTTGCCCTTGAAAAAATCCTAGGGTTGACAATTCCAGGGGTAGGGATTTTAGTAATTCTGTTAGGTCTAATATTGCTTATTATGGCAAAGTCCAAGTCCTTAGATTTAATTGTAGTGTTCTCTATCCTATTGGTGATCCTGACAATCTTTGCGGCTGCCTTCTTGGGGTCAAAAGTTGATAATGTTGTTACGAAGGAGGCATCATATCAGTACATATCGACAACCCTTACAAAGCTTCACACGTTTACAGGTGAAGTTCCAATTTCGATAGTTGTTGAGACATTTTTGGCCTCCTTATTAACTTTTGGACTTGGTGTTGGGTTTTATTATGTAATAGGATCCTCCCTAGCTACAGTAAATCTTGACATAAAGAAAATACTTGTGATTGTTATACTCCTCCAAATATTCCTATCTTTCCTTGCTGCCTTGATTGTTACTTATTCCATTGGAATATCACATCAAGCATACTGGAGTGCTTTTGAGAAGGGTCAGGCTGCTGAGGCTATGGAGGTTTATAATAGATATTTCAGACCTCTTTGGAAAGAATATACATCCCCAGAGAGGATAGAAGTTAAGCCCCTAGTTGAAACAATATTCGGAATTCCGGAAATTCTAAAGAAGCTTAAAATTGAAGGCTGGTTTAGCTTTACGCTTGCTCTCATGCTTTCCATATTCTTAGCAGGCTTCACCACAATTCTGGTGCTTTTAGAAAGTGGGGCACAGTTAGCAATGGACGTATTCCAGATAAGCAGAAAGGATAGTTTAGTATTCGCAGGAATAATTTCTGCAATTTTAGCTGGCATTGGGTACTTTGAACCTTTGAGGGCAGTTCTAGTTGCTACAATTGTAACAATGATCCCAATATATTCCTTAGTGGAGCTCCTTCCCCTAATGAAAGTTGAGGAATACAGAGGAAAAGCAATTATCCTAATGGTTGTACTAATTGCCCTATGGGTTCCACTTATAATTGCTGCCCTTAGGGAAGGAAAGGATACGACTATCCTTGGTATAATAGTCGGAGGCATGTTGCTAATCCCATTGGCATTCAACAAAATCCTTACACGTTCCCCAAGGGGATGA
- a CDS encoding translation initiation factor IF-5A: MGDKTKVQVSKLKPGRYIIIDDEPCRIVNITVSSPGKHGSAKARIEAVGIFDGKVRSIVKPTSAEVDVPIIDKKTAQVIAITPDTVQIMDMETYEMFEVPIDTGVAEEIRDQLKEGINVEYWETLGRIKIMRIKGEGE; the protein is encoded by the coding sequence ATGGGCGACAAGACGAAGGTTCAGGTAAGCAAGCTCAAGCCCGGAAGGTATATAATCATCGATGATGAGCCCTGCAGGATAGTGAACATAACAGTTTCCTCCCCAGGAAAGCACGGTTCTGCAAAGGCTAGAATTGAGGCAGTTGGAATCTTCGATGGCAAAGTTAGGAGCATTGTAAAGCCAACAAGTGCCGAAGTTGATGTTCCAATAATCGACAAGAAGACTGCTCAGGTAATAGCAATCACTCCAGACACCGTTCAGATAATGGATATGGAAACCTATGAGATGTTTGAGGTTCCTATTGACACTGGTGTCGCTGAGGAAATTAGGGATCAGCTTAAGGAAGGAATTAACGTTGAGTACTGGGAGACCCTTGGAAGGATCAAGATAATGAGGATAAAGGGAGAGGGCGAGTAA
- a CDS encoding MBL fold metallo-hydrolase: MKVTIVFENHAGYRKGLIGYHGFSALVEHNGYKVLVDTGTDGGVLLNNMRELNIDPKDIDALFITHGHYDHTGGLKALLEARGKPLDVYAHPGIFERRIALKPRRREIGIPFTREELEELGARFHLSDKPQEFLPGFMSSGEIERTTWDRAVGYFPDGKKDPVRDDIALIVKAEKGIMVISGCGHSGIINIARHAIKLSGEKILALIGGFHLKGANKKILEDAVRELKKLDIKKLYPGHCTGLEEFAYLYSRFGNVEGIYVGKEIKI; the protein is encoded by the coding sequence ATGAAGGTGACGATAGTTTTTGAGAATCACGCCGGCTACAGGAAAGGTTTAATTGGGTATCACGGCTTTTCCGCGCTAGTTGAGCACAATGGATACAAAGTTTTAGTTGACACTGGAACCGATGGAGGTGTTCTGCTCAACAACATGAGGGAGCTTAATATCGATCCAAAAGATATAGATGCCCTGTTCATAACCCACGGCCACTATGATCACACGGGTGGCCTGAAAGCCCTTCTGGAGGCTAGAGGAAAACCGCTCGATGTCTACGCACACCCAGGAATATTTGAGAGGAGAATAGCCCTAAAGCCAAGGAGGAGGGAGATAGGTATCCCCTTCACAAGGGAGGAGCTTGAGGAGCTGGGGGCAAGGTTTCACCTTAGCGACAAGCCTCAGGAATTCCTCCCTGGGTTCATGAGCTCTGGGGAGATAGAGAGAACGACTTGGGATAGGGCCGTTGGCTACTTCCCCGACGGAAAGAAGGACCCGGTTAGGGATGACATTGCCCTAATAGTCAAGGCAGAGAAGGGGATCATGGTGATAAGCGGTTGCGGCCATAGCGGAATAATAAACATCGCAAGGCATGCAATTAAGCTGAGTGGAGAAAAGATACTCGCCCTCATAGGTGGATTTCATCTGAAGGGGGCCAACAAGAAGATCCTAGAGGATGCCGTGAGGGAACTTAAGAAGCTCGATATTAAGAAGCTCTATCCTGGGCACTGCACAGGCTTAGAAGAATTCGCATACCTCTACTCGAGGTTTGGAAACGTTGAAGGAATATATGTGGGAAAAGAAATAAAGATTTGA
- a CDS encoding NifB/NifX family molybdenum-iron cluster-binding protein, whose product MRFIVATVTGGLNDRVNQAFGRTPTFTIVDMDENGNIVNVQVVENPGYSQPRGAGVTAAQFCIDQGADVVIAGQFGPNSYGVLQAAGMKFVSAPPTMTVKEAIEAYLKGELTQAIMGQGGGGRGMGRGMGRGMGRGRGRGRGWGPGSW is encoded by the coding sequence ATGAGGTTCATAGTAGCAACTGTAACCGGAGGATTAAACGACAGGGTGAATCAAGCGTTTGGAAGAACACCAACGTTCACGATAGTCGATATGGATGAAAACGGGAACATAGTCAACGTTCAGGTAGTGGAAAATCCGGGCTATTCACAGCCAAGGGGGGCGGGGGTTACGGCCGCACAGTTCTGCATTGATCAGGGAGCTGATGTTGTAATAGCCGGCCAGTTTGGGCCAAACTCATATGGTGTTCTTCAGGCTGCGGGCATGAAGTTCGTCTCGGCACCACCAACGATGACCGTGAAGGAGGCCATTGAGGCCTATCTTAAGGGGGAGCTGACTCAGGCGATAATGGGCCAGGGAGGCGGAGGAAGGGGCATGGGTCGTGGCATGGGAAGAGGCATGGGCAGGGGGAGGGGAAGAGGAAGAGGCTGGGGACCAGGAAGCTGGTGA